The genomic segment AAGAGGCGTGTGTTTTGAGGATGTTCTGGTTTGTATCCAAAATGGCGACGTACTGGATGTGATGCGGCACCCCAATCGTGAACGTTACCCAAACCAAAATATCATTGTTCTCAACATCAACGGCTATGTTTGGTTGGTTCCATATGTAAAAGAGAAAGGTGTCAGGTTTTTGAAGACCATCATTCCCAGTCGTAAGGCCACCCGGGAGTATTTATCATGAAAAAAAGCAAGCTGGATTTGGACCAGGAAGAACTGCAGATCCTCAGGGACTTTGAACGTGGAGAGTTCGAGAGTATCCAAGATTTCCAAAAAGAGAAAAAAGAACTTGAAGAAGCCGCACGGAGTACGTTGCAGAAAGACAAGCGGATCAATATTCGCATTTCCTCGCGTGATTTAATT from the Desulfonatronum thioautotrophicum genome contains:
- a CDS encoding toxin; protein product: MSTFDWSDEKSEALQRTRGVCFEDVLVCIQNGDVLDVMRHPNRERYPNQNIIVLNINGYVWLVPYVKEKGVRFLKTIIPSRKATREYLS
- a CDS encoding antitoxin, which encodes MKKSKLDLDQEELQILRDFERGEFESIQDFQKEKKELEEAARSTLQKDKRINIRISSRDLIRLQMQAAREGVPYQTYIASSLHKLVSGRLKEIG